Genomic DNA from Dethiosulfovibrio faecalis:
ACCGTTGAAGCGTCTGTATACACCTCTTGACATCGAGGGGGTCGATTACGAGAGGGATCTGGGCGTTCCGGGATCATATCCCTATACCAGAGGAGTCCAGTCTACCCAGTACAGAGGCCGTTTCTGGACAATGAGGCAATACGCTGGGTTCGCCACCGCCGAGGATTCCAACCGTCGTTACCGTATGCTCATGGATCAGGGAACGATGGGGCTTTCCGTCGCCTTTGACCTTCCTACCCAGATAGGTTACGATTCGGATCATCCCATGGCAGCCGGCGAGGTCGGCAAGGTTGGAGTCGCCATAGACAGTCTTGCGGATATGGAGATCCTGTTCAACCAGATCCCGTTGGACAAGGTCTCCACCTCCATGACGATCAACGCTCCTTCTTCCGTCCTCTTGGCGATGTATATAGGGGTTGCCGAAAAACAGGGTATCTCGATGGATCAGCTTTCCGGCACGATCCAGAACGACATCCTCAAGGAGTATATTGCCAGGGGAACCTATATATTTCCGCCTAAACCTTCTATGAGGTTGATAACGAATATCTTCGATTTCTGCAGCAGGAACGTACCGAAGTGGAACACCATATCCATCTCGGGCTATCATATCCGCGAAGCTGGAAGCACCGCCATTCAGGAGGTAGCCTTCACCCTTGCCGATGGCATCGCTTACGTGGAAGCCGCTATAAAAGCGGGGTTGGACCCCAACGTTTTCGGTAAGCGTCTCTCCTTCTTTTTCAACGCTCACAACGATTTTATCGAGGAGATCTCCAAGTTCCGGGCCGCCAGGAGACTTTGGGCCAAGATCCTCAAAGATCGTTTCGATGTCACCGATCCCAAGGCTCTCTCCCTTCGTTTCCATACCCAGACCGGTGGTTGTACCCTCACGGCTCAGCAGCCGGAAAACAACATCGCCAGGGTCACCATACAGGCCCTTGCCGCGGTATTGGGGGGGACGCAGTCTCTACACACCAACAGCATGGACGAGGCTCTTGCCCTTCCCACGGAGAAGAGCGTCCGAATTGCCCTCAAGACCCAGCAGATCATAGCTCATGAATCCGGAGTCTGTAACACGGTAGATCCCGTGGCAGGATCCTATGCTGTAGAGAGCCTCACCAACGAGATCGAGGATCAGGCTATGGCCTATATCTCCAAAATAGACGAGATGGGCGGAATGATGAGTGCAATAGAGAAGGGGTACGTCCAGAAGCAGATTCAGGACGCCGCCTACGATTATCAGCTGTCCATCGAGGAGAACGACAGAATCGTCGTAGGGGTGAACAAGTTTACCGTCGAGGAGGAAAAAGGGAGTCTTCAGCTCTTAAAGGTCGACGAGTCGGTCGGTACCAATCAGGCCAAGAAGCTCAAGGAGCTTCGCGAGTCCAGAGATAACATAGCGGTGAATAACGCTCTCGACAAGATAAGAGAGACGGCCAAGGACGAGGGGGCAAACTTGATGCCCGCCATCCTGGACGCTGTTCGCTGCTACACCACCGAGGGCGAGATCTGCGGAATCCTTCGGGATGAGTTCGGAGAGTACAAGGAAAATATCGTCCTGTAGGACGTATCCATTTGGGGGGAGACTGTTCAATGAGTGATCGTAAAATTCGAGTTGTCGTAGCGAAACCCGGTCTCGACGGTCATGACCGCGGAGCCAAGGTAATAGCCAGAGCTCTCAGGGATGCCGGCATGGAGGTAATCTACACCGGTCTTCGTCAGACCGTCGATCAGATCGTGGACACCGCGATCCAGGAGGACGTTGACGCAATCGGAATAAGCATACTCTCCGGAGCTCATCACCATTATTTCAAGGCTATCATAGAGGGTCTTGCCGAAAAAGACGCAAAGGATATCATAGTCTTCGGAGGTGGTGTCATACCGGAAGCCGATATCCCTTCTTTGATGGAGATGGGAGCTGGCGCCATTTTCGGTCCCGGAACGCCTACGTCGACCTGTGCCACATGGTTGAAAGAGGCGGTCGCCAAGAAACGGGAAGCCGAGTAGATCGATGATAGAGAAAGCCCTGTCCGGAGACGTCAGGGCCATGGCCCGTCTCATCTCTGAGGTGGAGAACGAGACGGCTAGGTCCGAAAAGATCATGAGAGAGATATATCCTCATACCGGGAAAGCCCATATAATCGGTGTGACCGGAAGCCCGGGATCGGGTAAGAGCTCGCTGGTCAACAGGATGATCGCATCGTTCCGCGGGCAGGGAAAGACGGTTGGCATAATAGCGGTGGACCCCTCCAGTCCGTTCAGCGGAGGGGCCATCCTTGCGGACCGTATAAGGATGCAGGAGCATAGCGGAGATCCCGATGTGTACATTAGGAGTATGGGTAGCCGTGGTTCCCTAGGTGGACTAAGCAAATCCACCTACGAAGGTGCCCTCATTCTAGACGCCTGCGGCAAGGATATCGTCATCGTGGAGACCGTGGGAGTCGGTCAGTCCGAGATAGATGTGGTTAAGATTGCCGATACCGTATGTCTGGTGTTGGTCCCCGGAATGGGCGACGATATGCAGATAATGAAGGCCGGAATAATGGAGATAGCCGACCTTTTCGTGATAAACAAATCCGATCGAGACGGTGCCGACAAGGTCGCCGCCGAGGTCCAGCTGATGCTGAAGATGTTCCACGATGGCACAGGATGGTATCAACCGGTTACCCTTACGTCCGCTGAAACCGGTAGCGGACTGGAGGAGCTCTCCGATACGATAGAGCGTCACCGTCGTTATCTCGAGACATCGGAGGAGGGAGAGCTTCGTTTAAAAAGACGACTTCAATGGGAGGTGGAGGAAATTGTCCGTCGCCGTATCGCCAAGGCAACAGAGTCCGCCTGGGATCGGCGTCAGGAGGAGTCCGTGCTGGAAAGTCTCTATCAAAAGGAAACCGATCCCTATCGGGTGGCTCAGGATGTGCTCGTGAGCGCTTTGGACGAGGTTCGATCCGGTCAATACGTTTAGGAGGGAATGGGAATGGCTATAAAGTCGATTGATGAGCTCTGTAACGGCCTTTTGGAAAAAAGAGAAA
This window encodes:
- the meaB gene encoding methylmalonyl Co-A mutase-associated GTPase MeaB; the protein is MIEKALSGDVRAMARLISEVENETARSEKIMREIYPHTGKAHIIGVTGSPGSGKSSLVNRMIASFRGQGKTVGIIAVDPSSPFSGGAILADRIRMQEHSGDPDVYIRSMGSRGSLGGLSKSTYEGALILDACGKDIVIVETVGVGQSEIDVVKIADTVCLVLVPGMGDDMQIMKAGIMEIADLFVINKSDRDGADKVAAEVQLMLKMFHDGTGWYQPVTLTSAETGSGLEELSDTIERHRRYLETSEEGELRLKRRLQWEVEEIVRRRIAKATESAWDRRQEESVLESLYQKETDPYRVAQDVLVSALDEVRSGQYV
- a CDS encoding acyl-CoA mutase large subunit family protein; this encodes MFDKKILEEVRRLKESYDASVEKTIVKRPERRKSFTTGGGIPLKRLYTPLDIEGVDYERDLGVPGSYPYTRGVQSTQYRGRFWTMRQYAGFATAEDSNRRYRMLMDQGTMGLSVAFDLPTQIGYDSDHPMAAGEVGKVGVAIDSLADMEILFNQIPLDKVSTSMTINAPSSVLLAMYIGVAEKQGISMDQLSGTIQNDILKEYIARGTYIFPPKPSMRLITNIFDFCSRNVPKWNTISISGYHIREAGSTAIQEVAFTLADGIAYVEAAIKAGLDPNVFGKRLSFFFNAHNDFIEEISKFRAARRLWAKILKDRFDVTDPKALSLRFHTQTGGCTLTAQQPENNIARVTIQALAAVLGGTQSLHTNSMDEALALPTEKSVRIALKTQQIIAHESGVCNTVDPVAGSYAVESLTNEIEDQAMAYISKIDEMGGMMSAIEKGYVQKQIQDAAYDYQLSIEENDRIVVGVNKFTVEEEKGSLQLLKVDESVGTNQAKKLKELRESRDNIAVNNALDKIRETAKDEGANLMPAILDAVRCYTTEGEICGILRDEFGEYKENIVL
- a CDS encoding cobalamin B12-binding domain-containing protein, producing MSDRKIRVVVAKPGLDGHDRGAKVIARALRDAGMEVIYTGLRQTVDQIVDTAIQEDVDAIGISILSGAHHHYFKAIIEGLAEKDAKDIIVFGGGVIPEADIPSLMEMGAGAIFGPGTPTSTCATWLKEAVAKKREAE